The Aphis gossypii isolate Hap1 unplaced genomic scaffold, ASM2018417v2 Contig00096, whole genome shotgun sequence genomic interval TTGTGTATATCCATGTGTTGGCATACTTAAGTTTgtggaatatatatttagaaataattattactcctGATTCACAATTTTGCGGTAACTGGtctggatttttaaataaagaaatttcaCGTGGTTGTTCTTTCGATTCGTGTTGTATTGGTTGGAATTCTGGGCAAATAGTAAATGTTTCTGTTTCAATACAGTGTAGTAGTTCTGTTTCGGtaaatgttgtaaattgtCAACGATTTTTAGTTATTCCTACATATTAGTATTCGGgttttaatactatactgTGTGTTTTATTATCCACTCGATCAATGTCTACAGGATGTGGTATaggtatgattttaaataaagttagttGTGTTTCCATTATTAACGGTATTTTTATCAGAAATACTATCTGACTACCACGATAAAATACtgcaattttagttattttcgtAAATTCGTGTATTTCACTTGGAAATGTTCCCATTGGTAAGTTCAGGTTGAGTGGtaggtttaattttacttctaCTAAATTGCGCTGCAAGTTCTCGCTGTGTTACTAAGCTTGGATGTAAAACACCTGTCCTAGCCGCAGTTATTATGTCGCTTTAAGTTTGGGTTTCGTAAGAGTATTGTGTCATTAACGctgtaaatatactaaaaattctatttgataataataaggtTTCTAAAGTATACGTATTGTTTATTAGAGCttttatgtttgtttctaGACttagttgtttttgttttaattcgaTATATAATCTGTTTAGTTCTGTTGAAGCACTATTTATTCCTACTATTGAAGATTTGACTACAGTGGTCTGGTCTTTTATAACATGTATCATGCGTTCGTTGGTATCTTCGACTTTATTTATGTGTCGTAATGTTTCCTCTGCACACTCCTCATCACAAACTCCGAATAAAGTTTTCATTGCCgaacctattatatttactaacccTCTTTTCATTCTAGCGCTACGTAGGGTTGTATGTTCCCCTGGTGACAAATATATACCAATGGATTCGTACATTTGTTTTCGTTGGAcggatatttcattaaaagttgtttttaacACATTGTCGTATTTGGAACACATCTCATGATCGGTCATATTTCCCTTACAATGCTCGtccatgtttttaatttcgaaTTCTAATTGATAATGTCTTAAATCATAGTCGCTTAACGGTATATAAGTTACGAGCTCTCAATGAGCTCCTATTATTCTGATTTCACCttggttttcataaaatatacttgtttcatttttaaattcttctaTGGTGTATGGCGACTGTCCTTGCAGCATCATTATACACAAAaccctatataataataagctaaTTAGGCATGTATTtaccttaattaatttaataggtcATTTTacgttactattattttattacttaaacataaattaacttattaattctaactaatactatttatttcctTATCGCAATTACTTTTACaactattttgtttatgtttcttattatttcttttttttttttatatactagttTCTCTCATCATGTTTAACTTTGTTCCTTGTTCGTGTATTAAGTTCACTTCATATCTGTATCTGTATCTGTTCACACATCTAgaattatagtgtatactaataattagtagTACAATGGTCATTATTAGAATGCTTATtcctacacatattataaaattatcttaaatttagGATTTTCTAGATTTGTTACGAATTGTGTGttagtgttattaataattattttactagttaTATTTGTTCTATCCTCTATTCCTTCTGTGGTATCTAACGTGATATCGCCATAGTCAAACTCATTCACTACATTTGTTACATTTGTGGGTTCTACCGTTGTTAAGTTTGCTTTAATTATTTGCGATATTATTTCGTAATTGGTATTATTTGTACTATTGTTATAGGTACTCGAAATTATTCAGTGTAGTTAAGTTAAAGTCATGTTCATTTGTCATGATAGGTTTTATTGTAGTTGAAATTGTCTGCGATGTTGGATTAGTTATGTTGGTTTTATGTAGTAATTTTGAGTGCATGACACTTAGGTAGTCtgccaattatttaaatctttgtCTACGTAGTGTCTCAAATATTCGGCTAAAGTTCTATGTGATCTTTCCAAGCTACCGTTAGTTTGCGGATGATAAGgactcgtatttattttattaatctttagTAATTTACACACTTcttaaattcttgaaaatcTTACTAAAAAAGTCTGTACCTTGATCAGTTAATATAGTCTCATGTATACCGTGCACACATACGAAATTCACTACAAACGCCTGGGCAATAGTGTTTGCCGTATGATCTGGTAACGGAACACCTAATGAATATTTCGTTAGATCGTCCTGCATagtcaatatatatgtatttcctATTGCAGTAGGTATTAGAGGTCCTACTAcatccataaatattttttcaaacggtCTAGAACTTGTCGTAGTTATAATCATCGGACTACGGTGATGTctattagttgttttattcGTTTGACACGACGGacagttttttatatattcccTTACTTCTTGTTTTAACCCTGGCCAGCTGAATTGtcgtttaattttcttaaccgTTCTATTTAACCCAGCATGACCCCCTAGTAATGAGTCATGAAAttgcttgaaaataattaatttttcctcATTAGTGTATTCTAATCTAGTACAGATAGAGTTCTAAAATttcatgaaattaatttttttgaaatatttcatgaaagtttcatgaaatatttcatttatatgaaaaataaaaagatagattaaaagatattaatgattatgtacattttatatttataactgataACCAAATTCACTATTATAGTTATCCTTACCTAGGTATGTTATTTAACCTTTACATAGTATTGCTATTGCCTTTTATAGATTCAAGtataacacaaatataaaatttataaatttttaaaatattaaatataatttattttatcattttaaattaaaatcattaaagaaCAACCAAAtcatattcaaacaaaaataaattattattttatttatgtggataaaagataatagttcattttatacttttaactttatactttaaagttaaaatttaaataacaaaacataatagttaattaataattaataattaacacataataataaaataaaaattaagcaacattaattattaaataacaaaattaaaaataattaatactttccTTAAACTTGTAATAAAgctttaaaactataaaaataaaaaatatatttatacacctcTTTTTTGCTATAGTTCctgttaaaaattgatattttttcaatttaaaattgtatttttatttgtgatgATATTTCATTAAGAAAATCATCTCTTGACTCTTCATCATTTGAATCTATATCTGTTTCCATATCACTAATTAAGTTTTCTTCTTGTGTTTCATGatcaacattttcataatttggAATGGGGCTGTTAGCAGATAAATCATTTGTTTTATCTGGTTTGtcaaacttattttgtttcaatacctataatttatgaacagtttaaaataataatgtggtcAATTAATTTgagttatacaaaaaaataattattacaatttatgttatattaatatattatataataaattacctttagattgtgttttataaaaacaagtttGCTCGCTCTTTCATTTGTAAGCCGTTTTCTTTTAAGGGAATGTACATCTTTGTAGGAACTAAATGTTCTTTCAACAGCAGCTGAAGTGGCAGGTAaagacaaaattttaattgctaTCTTCGAAACTTCTGTTTCTGAACAAAATGCATTCCACCAGTTTAATCCATTTGTATCGTTGATCGCTGCCCATAGATATTCTTTAGAAAATGGCCCAgtcttgtttttaaaattacctatatcagCAATAACTTGTCTAGCATCAACTTCTAAACAGTCTAACTTCTtagataattgataaatgaaCTCCACTGCATCACTATGTTCTTCAGGATTTAAGcatttaccaaaatattttggatcaAGTAGATGAGCTGCATTATGTATACtagaaatacaaaattcttttctgatttttagtgttttcataataattttttctccaGTCTTCAAATATATACAGTTGTGTAAAAGAGGTTTCAAGTTCTTTGAATATAAATGGTACACTACTTAGTTTAGGAAGatcactttttattattttaatccatTTAGCGAGTGGACTTACAAGctgatgaaaattataaattttatcccAAAAATCTGCACTACTGATTAATTTCTTAACTTCtggttttaaatctttttcaaTAGTCTCGTCAATACTCATAGACCTAATTATTTGCTTGTTTACtggtaatgaatttaaaaaaaacaactactgAAGCCCATCTTGTAACAACTGGTAAAGTAAGGGCGGtagagtttttaatattttttctcttttgtAGAAACAATGCATTTGTTATATGTCctcttttgatattattaacaatagatTTTCCTTCATTAATgacatcattaaataattttaaattcattatatcatTTACTAACAAATTGAGTCCATGTGCAACACATCCATAAGCAGTTATAAGAGGATATTTATCAGTAATCAATTGCcaaacttttttcatattttttgcatTATCTGTAACTATTCCAAAAACTTTAGTTTGTCCAATTTcttcaataacatttattatttcttcagCCATTTTCTCACCTGTGTGTCGATCAGTACCAGTTGAAattgacttaaaaaatatcggATTAGGAGTTGTTACtacaaaatttacaatactCTCATTTCGCAAATTTGTCCAGCCATCACACATTATACCAAGCACTGAagcattcaaaatattattattagtacattCTTTTACTCTTTTATATTCATCATCAAGTAATCTATgagatattatgtatgtagaaGGTGGGCAATAAGCAGGccgaattt includes:
- the LOC126553204 gene encoding uncharacterized protein LOC126553204, yielding NEVNSAEAGYSDEVVEDCPSLSLSNDISAESSLTSTPPYDVFLRPSFRENQEILNTSTLNTTIQLDNVIDSLTTESSSALSNFSINPIKNKPVSSNIMNFCDKINENEQKNIDILLARSIYASSSPLNLVENAYWKEFFKKIRPAYCPPSTYIISHRLLDDEYKRVKECTNNNILNASVLGIMCDGWTNLRNESIVNFVVTTPNPIFFKSISTGTDRHTGEKMAEEIINVIEEIGQTKVFGIVTDNAKNMKKVWQLITDKYPLITAYGCVAHGLNLLVNDIMNLKLFNDVINEGKSIVNNIKRGHITNALFLQKRKNIKNSTALTLPVVTRWASVVVFFKFITSKQANN